One Methylophilus sp. TWE2 DNA segment encodes these proteins:
- the nirB gene encoding nitrite reductase large subunit NirB, which produces MNQHTRILVVGNGMVGHYFVQELVKRHPDLAAANLQVTVLGEEPRPAYDRVHLSSFFSGSTAEDLSLVEPGFYDRPGLTLRLNARVSHIDRHQHTVTLTDDTILAYDKLVLATGSYPFVPAVAGRDRENCFVYRTIEDLEAMTAAGKTTKSGVVVGGGLLGLECAKALKDMGLETHVVEFAPRLMAVQVDEAGGKVLRSKIEELGVHVHTSRNTTAIVDGATARHRMVFFDDTWLETDMIVFSAGIRPRDELARNCGLAIGARGGIAIDNFSRSSDHNIYAIGECASWNDEMFGLVAPGYDMARTACAHLLGETSTTFQGADMSTKLKLMGVDVASVGDAHGKTHGCRSYQYTDEVRNIYKKIVVSEDGKKLLGAVLIGNADEYGTLQQMTVNAMPLPENPEFLILPASDGKEKPGLGVDALPDTAVLCSCNNVSKGAIGEAVAAGNCSIGAIKSCTKAGTACGGCVPLVTQVMKAQMVKLGMTVNNHLCEHFPYSRQELYHLVRVGQIKTFDELLHKHGQGLGCDICKPTAASILASCWNEFILKKDLASLQDSNDYFLGNIQKDGSYSVVPRMPGGEVTPDGLIAIGQIAKKYGLYTKVTGGARVDMFGARVEQLPNIWEELIAAGFESGHAYGKSLRTVKSCVGSTWCRYGVDDSVGLAVQLENRYKGLRAPHKIKFGVSGCTRECAEAQGKDVGLIATENGWNLYVCGNGGMKPRHAELLASDLSKEDAIRMIDRFLMFYIRTADRLQRTSTWRDNLEGGLDYLKQVVIEDSLGLGAELEAQMQHVVDNYQDEWKTAVTDPEVRKRFRSFVNSVAGDDNIVFVNERNQIRPATPAEKQQTVPAAKVIPILAATE; this is translated from the coding sequence ATGAATCAACACACACGCATCCTCGTCGTCGGCAACGGCATGGTGGGACATTACTTTGTGCAAGAACTGGTGAAACGCCACCCTGACCTGGCCGCCGCCAACCTGCAAGTCACCGTGCTGGGCGAAGAACCACGCCCGGCTTATGACCGCGTGCACCTCTCCAGTTTTTTCTCGGGCAGCACGGCGGAAGACCTGTCGCTGGTCGAGCCTGGATTTTATGACCGGCCGGGCCTGACGTTGCGCCTCAATGCCCGCGTCAGCCATATAGACCGCCACCAGCATACCGTGACACTGACAGACGACACGATCTTGGCCTATGACAAGCTGGTGCTGGCGACCGGCTCTTATCCATTTGTCCCTGCTGTCGCCGGGCGTGACCGTGAGAACTGTTTTGTCTACCGCACCATTGAAGACCTGGAAGCGATGACGGCCGCAGGCAAAACCACCAAGAGCGGTGTCGTCGTTGGCGGCGGCCTGCTGGGCCTGGAATGTGCCAAGGCATTGAAAGACATGGGCCTGGAAACCCATGTGGTTGAATTTGCGCCCCGTTTGATGGCAGTGCAAGTGGACGAAGCGGGCGGCAAAGTGCTGCGCAGCAAAATTGAGGAGCTGGGTGTACACGTGCACACCAGCCGCAATACCACGGCGATTGTCGATGGGGCAACGGCGCGTCACCGTATGGTGTTCTTTGATGACACCTGGCTGGAAACCGACATGATCGTGTTCTCTGCAGGTATCCGCCCCCGTGATGAACTGGCGCGTAACTGCGGCCTGGCCATCGGTGCCCGTGGCGGTATCGCCATTGATAACTTCTCCCGCTCCAGTGACCACAATATCTACGCCATCGGCGAATGCGCCAGCTGGAACGACGAGATGTTTGGCCTGGTCGCGCCTGGCTATGACATGGCCCGCACCGCCTGCGCACATCTGCTGGGTGAAACATCGACCACTTTCCAGGGCGCAGACATGAGCACCAAGCTCAAACTGATGGGTGTGGATGTCGCCAGCGTGGGCGATGCGCATGGCAAAACCCATGGTTGCCGCAGCTACCAGTACACCGATGAGGTGCGCAATATCTACAAAAAAATCGTCGTCAGTGAAGATGGCAAAAAACTGCTGGGCGCCGTGCTGATTGGCAATGCCGATGAATACGGCACGCTGCAACAGATGACCGTCAACGCCATGCCGCTGCCGGAAAATCCTGAATTCCTGATTCTGCCAGCCAGTGATGGCAAGGAAAAACCTGGCCTGGGCGTGGATGCCCTGCCGGATACCGCGGTACTGTGTTCTTGCAATAATGTCAGTAAGGGTGCAATTGGTGAAGCGGTGGCGGCTGGCAATTGCAGCATAGGCGCCATCAAGTCCTGCACCAAAGCCGGTACCGCCTGTGGTGGCTGCGTGCCGTTGGTGACGCAGGTGATGAAAGCGCAGATGGTGAAGCTGGGCATGACCGTCAACAATCACCTGTGCGAACACTTCCCGTATTCGCGCCAGGAGCTTTACCACCTGGTGCGTGTGGGCCAGATTAAAACCTTTGACGAGTTATTGCATAAACATGGCCAAGGCTTGGGCTGCGATATCTGCAAACCCACCGCTGCCAGCATTCTGGCCTCATGCTGGAACGAATTTATCCTGAAAAAAGACCTGGCGTCTTTGCAAGACTCCAATGACTATTTCCTGGGCAACATCCAGAAAGACGGTAGCTACTCGGTAGTGCCACGTATGCCGGGCGGCGAAGTCACGCCAGATGGCCTGATCGCCATCGGCCAGATTGCGAAAAAATATGGCTTATATACCAAAGTCACCGGTGGCGCACGCGTGGACATGTTTGGTGCCCGCGTGGAGCAATTACCCAATATCTGGGAAGAGTTGATTGCTGCCGGCTTTGAATCTGGCCATGCTTACGGCAAATCGCTACGTACGGTCAAAAGCTGCGTCGGCTCCACCTGGTGCCGCTATGGCGTGGATGACAGTGTTGGCCTGGCAGTGCAGCTGGAAAACCGTTACAAAGGCCTGCGTGCGCCGCACAAAATCAAGTTTGGGGTGTCTGGCTGCACGCGCGAATGCGCCGAAGCGCAAGGAAAGGATGTGGGATTGATTGCGACTGAAAACGGCTGGAACCTCTATGTGTGCGGCAATGGTGGCATGAAGCCACGCCATGCCGAGCTGCTTGCAAGCGATCTCAGCAAAGAAGATGCCATCCGCATGATAGACCGCTTCCTGATGTTCTACATCCGTACGGCAGACCGCCTGCAACGGACCAGCACCTGGCGCGACAACCTCGAAGGTGGCCTGGATTACCTCAAACAAGTCGTGATTGAAGATTCATTAGGCCTGGGCGCAGAGCTGGAAGCCCAAATGCAACACGTGGTAGACAACTACCAAGATGAATGGAAAACCGCAGTCACCGATCCCGAAGTACGCAAGCGCTTCCGCAGCTTCGTCAACAGTGTCGCGGGGGATGACAATATTGTCTTCGTCAATGAGCGCAACCAGATCCGTCCGGCCACACCCGCAGAAAAACAGCAGACCGTACCTGCCGCCAAGGTCATTCCCATCCTGGCGGCGACAGAGTAA
- the nirD gene encoding nitrite reductase small subunit NirD, producing the protein MNQLQATIAPPATAALAWHPVCALEDIWPNMGVCALIEGQQIAIFRLKDDQLYALDNHDPHSEANVLSRGLVGDLGGEPVVASPIYKHHYQLRTGVCVEDATVCLHVYPVEVRDGMVWVQG; encoded by the coding sequence ATGAATCAGTTACAAGCAACAATCGCCCCGCCTGCTACGGCAGCCCTGGCATGGCACCCAGTGTGCGCACTTGAGGATATCTGGCCGAATATGGGGGTCTGTGCCCTGATTGAAGGCCAGCAGATCGCCATTTTCCGCCTCAAAGACGACCAGCTGTACGCGCTGGATAATCACGACCCGCATAGCGAGGCCAATGTGCTATCCCGCGGCCTGGTCGGTGATTTGGGCGGCGAGCCTGTGGTCGCCTCGCCTATTTACAAGCATCACTACCAGCTTCGGACAGGCGTGTGCGTCGAAGACGCAACGGTGTGTCTGCATGTTTACCCAGTCGAAGTCAGGGATGGCATGGTGTGGGTTCAAGGATAA
- a CDS encoding type IV pili methyl-accepting chemotaxis transducer N-terminal domain-containing protein, with translation MRKTEKPGQQTILNSDRMVALINLSGRQRMLSQRIVLNLVMSTHHPEALAQAKEALALFSQTHALLVKGNHEYPGVYFEALEKVLFGPEDNEAKIRQFIQHCQQAITTCESNQGLPAAMISLLGEEAGLIVAVLNQITVTYENESKRCELLRRKKQENLMSSIQKIAKEAKIVSFNAQVIAARSGDAGKEFAVVASVMTDITNEIEQLVAAAMTAT, from the coding sequence ATGAGAAAGACAGAAAAACCCGGCCAGCAGACCATCCTGAATAGCGATCGCATGGTGGCGCTGATCAACCTGTCTGGCCGCCAGCGCATGTTGTCGCAACGGATCGTGCTCAACCTGGTGATGAGTACGCACCACCCAGAAGCGCTGGCCCAGGCTAAAGAAGCGCTGGCCTTGTTTAGCCAGACGCATGCGCTGCTGGTCAAAGGCAATCATGAATATCCTGGGGTTTATTTTGAGGCGCTGGAAAAAGTCTTGTTTGGCCCGGAAGACAACGAAGCCAAAATACGGCAATTTATCCAGCATTGCCAACAAGCCATTACCACCTGTGAAAGCAATCAAGGTCTGCCCGCAGCCATGATCTCGTTGCTGGGTGAAGAAGCCGGTTTAATCGTCGCCGTCCTCAACCAGATCACGGTCACGTACGAAAATGAATCTAAACGCTGCGAGTTGCTCAGGCGTAAAAAGCAGGAAAACCTGATGAGCAGCATCCAGAAAATCGCCAAAGAAGCCAAAATCGTCTCGTTTAATGCGCAGGTGATTGCCGCACGGTCGGGTGACGCTGGCAAAGAGTTTGCGGTCGTGGCGAGTGTGATGACTGACATTACCAATGAAATTGAACAGCTGGTTGCGGCTGCGATGACCGCTACATGA
- a CDS encoding TonB-dependent receptor — protein sequence MTARPHLQPHRRARLRQLSIAALLSISIHAHAVSANVDIAAQSLDQAILALGKQSGENIAFPSDLASKLKAPAIKGNYSVEQALDILLKGSGLTTQKTPAGYSVVKDVEHKTETLPEVQVKGKAIQDKPTEYAGGQVARGGKVGLLGDKEMMDTPFSATQYTSKLIADQQAQNLGDVLVNDPSIRNTYSRGSGRDEFNIRGFTVFNYDAMFNGLYGVSPRDSSSMIGIERVEVLRGPNALLNGIAPGGSVGGAINLVPKRAGDQPLNRMTLSFIDDSQLAAHADVARRYGGDQQFGVRINAIKSSGDTPVDGSKERLDAIAIGLDFQGERFRWEGDLNYQNRLTYARSGLLFVASGVQIGSAPDASRNYFPSWTYWDSNQISGATRAEFDLTTNWTVYGALGGSEYDFSSLQTSWQLLSQQGDMRTRPSRTKQYVNTLSGEVGVRGKFVTGALDHAPVLSVSSYFMETGSLPGSSVLSFSNLYAMQDFGKPGIALVGNIPKVSETRLRSIALADTMAMLDNKVQLTLGLRHQEVIVNSFDAAGNRRLDQHYDESKLTPTVAVLVRPTEQLSFYANYIEALNQGPIASSTAANAGQVFAPTVSKQREAGVKYDFGRFATTVSMFEIERPSAITDPNTLRLEVNGKQRNRGVEFLMQGEVVDNVRVLGGLALTDGELVKTAAGSNDGNTAPAVPRQQFNLAAEWDTPMLPGFTLTARMLHTGEQYLDAANTQKIPSWNRYDIGARYAFTSGKVPVTIRGTIENLFDKNYWLSAAREGLSVGAPRTVLLSVSADF from the coding sequence ATGACAGCACGTCCACACTTACAACCTCATCGTCGCGCCCGGTTGCGACAATTATCCATCGCAGCATTACTTTCAATCAGTATCCACGCCCATGCAGTGAGCGCCAATGTAGATATCGCCGCGCAATCATTGGATCAGGCTATTTTAGCCCTAGGCAAACAGAGCGGCGAGAATATCGCATTTCCGTCAGACCTAGCTAGTAAGTTGAAAGCCCCTGCCATCAAAGGCAATTACAGTGTTGAACAAGCCCTGGACATCTTGTTGAAAGGCAGCGGCTTAACCACACAAAAAACACCGGCCGGTTATTCTGTAGTCAAGGACGTGGAACATAAAACCGAAACGCTGCCTGAAGTGCAAGTGAAGGGAAAAGCCATTCAAGACAAGCCAACTGAATATGCCGGAGGCCAGGTGGCCCGTGGCGGAAAAGTCGGTTTGCTCGGTGACAAGGAGATGATGGATACCCCATTCAGCGCCACCCAGTACACCTCTAAACTCATCGCGGACCAGCAGGCACAAAATCTCGGCGATGTACTGGTCAATGATCCTTCTATCCGCAATACCTATTCACGTGGTTCAGGACGTGATGAATTCAATATCCGTGGATTTACGGTGTTCAATTACGATGCCATGTTCAACGGTTTATACGGCGTTTCACCTCGCGATTCCAGCTCAATGATTGGCATAGAGCGCGTTGAAGTGCTGAGAGGGCCAAATGCTTTGCTGAACGGGATTGCCCCTGGTGGCTCGGTAGGTGGTGCCATTAACCTCGTGCCAAAACGGGCAGGAGATCAACCGCTTAATCGCATGACCTTGTCGTTTATTGACGATAGCCAGCTGGCAGCGCACGCTGATGTGGCAAGACGTTATGGTGGGGATCAGCAGTTTGGTGTGCGTATTAATGCGATTAAGAGTTCTGGCGATACGCCAGTGGATGGCTCTAAAGAAAGGCTGGATGCGATTGCGATTGGTCTCGATTTCCAGGGCGAACGATTTCGCTGGGAAGGCGACCTGAATTATCAAAACCGCCTGACCTATGCGCGCAGTGGTTTATTGTTTGTGGCTTCTGGCGTCCAGATCGGCTCTGCGCCCGATGCTAGCCGTAATTATTTTCCCAGCTGGACTTACTGGGACAGTAATCAGATTTCAGGTGCGACCCGTGCAGAATTTGACCTGACCACTAACTGGACGGTGTATGGGGCTTTAGGCGGTTCTGAATATGATTTCAGCAGCCTGCAGACCAGTTGGCAGTTGCTGAGCCAACAGGGCGACATGCGGACCAGACCTTCGCGCACCAAACAATATGTAAATACCCTGAGTGGGGAGGTTGGTGTCAGAGGCAAATTCGTGACCGGCGCTCTTGATCACGCGCCAGTGTTAAGTGTCAGCAGTTATTTTATGGAAACGGGATCGTTACCTGGCTCCAGCGTATTGAGTTTTTCAAATCTCTACGCTATGCAAGATTTTGGCAAGCCAGGGATTGCACTGGTGGGCAATATTCCCAAAGTGAGCGAGACTAGGCTGCGTAGCATTGCGCTGGCCGATACCATGGCGATGCTGGATAACAAAGTGCAACTCACCCTCGGGCTGCGCCATCAAGAAGTCATTGTGAACAGCTTTGACGCGGCAGGCAACCGCAGGCTTGATCAGCACTATGATGAGTCCAAACTGACCCCGACAGTCGCCGTGCTGGTGCGACCCACCGAGCAACTCTCTTTCTATGCCAACTATATTGAAGCATTAAATCAGGGTCCCATCGCCTCTTCTACAGCAGCCAATGCCGGGCAGGTATTCGCTCCTACGGTCTCCAAGCAACGCGAAGCGGGAGTGAAGTATGATTTTGGCCGTTTTGCTACCACAGTGAGTATGTTTGAAATTGAGCGCCCAAGCGCCATTACTGATCCAAACACTTTAAGGCTGGAGGTGAATGGAAAACAGCGCAATCGCGGGGTTGAGTTTCTGATGCAGGGCGAGGTCGTCGACAATGTCAGAGTATTGGGTGGTTTGGCGTTGACTGATGGAGAATTAGTCAAGACAGCCGCTGGCAGCAATGATGGCAATACTGCACCCGCTGTTCCACGGCAACAATTCAACCTGGCCGCAGAGTGGGACACGCCTATGCTGCCCGGTTTCACACTCACTGCACGGATGTTGCATACCGGTGAACAGTATCTGGATGCGGCGAATACCCAAAAAATCCCGTCATGGAATCGTTATGACATTGGTGCACGTTATGCGTTTACCAGCGGAAAAGTGCCAGTGACGATAAGGGGCACTATCGAAAACTTGTTTGACAAGAACTACTGGCTTTCCGCAGCGCGTGAAGGCTTGTCAGTAGGTGCGCCTAGAACGGTCTTGCTTTCTGTTTCGGCAGACTTTTAA
- a CDS encoding FecR family protein, translated as MNSSRKPPHQSSEAEPQVSDLMPYIRAAKDQFPSKEELFAEINSDRDHRKKLTRTVQYTAVFVFFAASIWAVNPTISTDIYTTQYAENAQFSLPDASRVHLNSNTRLISKLRLRSREMTLEKGEASFTVEHELRPFTVAVNASTVRDIGTVFNISTGDQSFTTTVLEGEVELHTGDQKTRLTSGQSIQVSLAETGSPYPADLDMVTAWHHGKILFNKTPLKQAIANIQRYRKAAIELDPRLENLLITGIYDVSKVEQLLDSMESMFPVKVTRLDSGEIKIQKK; from the coding sequence ATGAACTCCTCCAGAAAGCCGCCGCATCAGTCATCAGAAGCCGAGCCACAAGTCTCAGATTTGATGCCGTACATCCGGGCAGCAAAAGATCAATTTCCCTCCAAAGAGGAATTGTTCGCCGAGATCAACAGCGACAGGGATCATCGTAAAAAGCTGACCAGGACCGTGCAATACACGGCGGTTTTTGTTTTTTTTGCTGCGAGCATTTGGGCAGTAAACCCTACGATCTCTACTGACATATATACCACCCAGTATGCTGAAAATGCACAATTCTCATTACCCGATGCCAGTCGTGTGCATTTGAACTCAAACACTAGATTGATTTCGAAATTGAGGCTGCGCTCCAGGGAGATGACGCTGGAGAAAGGGGAGGCTTCATTTACCGTGGAACATGAACTCAGGCCATTTACGGTGGCGGTGAATGCTTCTACTGTGCGCGATATCGGGACGGTATTTAATATCTCAACAGGGGATCAATCGTTCACGACCACCGTGTTAGAAGGTGAAGTCGAATTGCACACCGGTGACCAGAAAACGCGCCTAACTTCAGGACAATCGATACAGGTTTCTCTTGCTGAAACCGGCTCTCCTTACCCTGCAGACCTGGACATGGTGACCGCTTGGCATCACGGGAAAATCCTGTTCAACAAAACCCCTTTAAAACAGGCGATTGCCAATATCCAGCGCTATAGAAAAGCAGCCATCGAGCTTGATCCCCGCCTGGAAAATTTGCTGATCACTGGCATTTACGATGTCAGCAAAGTCGAACAATTACTGGATAGCATGGAGTCCATGTTCCCGGTAAAAGTCACCCGCCTGGATAGCGGTGAAATAAAAATTCAAAAAAAATGA
- a CDS encoding RNA polymerase sigma factor codes for MLSSLVLHYGELVNHVNHHFGSRHFAEDVVHDVCIQLMENPPVTEIRAPLSYLRKVSMHRALDRTRHEKVGADYLAKLPDGGDSHFYDGAAALEFAQKIAQIKQMIEALPRKQRQVFLLHQLHEIPQHEIAVKMGISANMVSRHFNKALASITIARKQLSF; via the coding sequence TTGTTATCATCATTGGTCTTGCATTATGGTGAGCTAGTCAATCACGTCAATCACCATTTTGGCAGCCGCCATTTTGCGGAAGATGTCGTTCACGATGTCTGTATTCAGCTGATGGAAAACCCGCCAGTGACAGAAATCAGGGCGCCGCTAAGCTATCTCAGAAAAGTCAGTATGCACCGGGCGCTGGATCGTACCCGGCATGAAAAAGTGGGGGCGGATTACCTTGCAAAACTACCGGATGGTGGTGACAGTCATTTTTATGATGGGGCTGCCGCGTTAGAATTTGCACAGAAAATCGCGCAGATCAAACAGATGATTGAGGCTTTGCCCAGAAAGCAAAGGCAGGTATTTTTATTGCATCAACTGCACGAAATTCCACAGCACGAGATTGCCGTGAAAATGGGGATATCCGCCAATATGGTGTCACGGCATTTCAATAAAGCGCTGGCAAGCATCACCATCGCCAGGAAGCAGCTATCGTTTTAG
- a CDS encoding DMT family transporter — MHTMKTYLMATLAAVFWGANFNLAKPVLAEMSPYIAGASRYVLAAAVMVLIVWVKKDAIPLRHWKAYLTLGVVGVFGFNLFFFLGMETSSAINGALIMGLNPLLTAILGYLIVGDKPTTRQLLAFPIGIAGVAIVVLGAGAQLTVSIGDVYILIANFNWALYNVLVKKMMPKEVSGIASTAGIMTIGAIALSVAAGLHGNSLVLPTMETGAALLMMSLGGGVLAYLFWNASISHLGPSKAAIFLNLVPVTTMIIAAFEHIPPTHAQLFGAVLVISAVTFSSISFPARE; from the coding sequence ATGCACACTATGAAAACCTATTTAATGGCCACCCTTGCTGCAGTATTCTGGGGTGCCAATTTCAATCTGGCCAAACCTGTGTTGGCGGAAATGAGCCCGTATATTGCCGGTGCCAGCCGTTATGTGTTGGCTGCCGCCGTGATGGTATTGATCGTGTGGGTCAAAAAAGACGCGATCCCTTTGCGCCATTGGAAAGCCTATTTGACGTTAGGCGTGGTTGGGGTGTTCGGCTTCAACCTGTTTTTCTTTCTGGGCATGGAGACTTCCTCGGCCATTAATGGTGCGCTGATCATGGGGCTGAATCCCTTGCTCACGGCCATTCTTGGCTACCTGATCGTTGGTGACAAACCCACCACCCGACAATTGCTTGCATTCCCGATTGGCATTGCCGGGGTGGCGATTGTGGTGCTGGGGGCTGGCGCACAGCTGACGGTCTCTATCGGGGATGTGTATATTTTAATCGCCAATTTCAATTGGGCACTGTACAACGTGCTTGTGAAAAAAATGATGCCCAAAGAGGTGAGTGGCATCGCAAGTACCGCAGGCATCATGACGATAGGTGCGATAGCACTGTCCGTGGCAGCGGGGCTACATGGTAACAGCCTTGTGTTGCCAACCATGGAGACAGGTGCTGCACTGTTGATGATGTCTTTGGGTGGTGGTGTATTGGCCTACCTGTTCTGGAATGCCAGCATTTCACATCTGGGCCCGTCAAAAGCGGCCATTTTCCTGAACCTGGTACCCGTTACTACGATGATCATCGCTGCTTTTGAACATATTCCTCCCACCCATGCGCAACTGTTTGGGGCGGTACTGGTGATCAGTGCGGTCACCTTCAGCTCGATTTCTTTCCCCGCGCGTGAATGA
- a CDS encoding helix-turn-helix transcriptional regulator: MRQIKHPAIEQVELADIMYALSDPTRLEIVARLAKAGRKMTCGEFDLNRPKSSMSHHFKILRSAGLVETLIEGTEHMNALRVAEIEQKFPGVLQAILKSLTQA, from the coding sequence ATGAGACAAATTAAACATCCGGCCATTGAACAAGTGGAATTGGCAGACATTATGTATGCTCTGTCAGACCCGACACGCTTGGAGATTGTTGCCCGTCTGGCCAAGGCAGGGCGAAAAATGACGTGTGGGGAGTTTGACCTGAATCGCCCCAAATCCAGTATGTCACACCACTTTAAAATTTTGCGTTCTGCTGGCCTGGTCGAGACCCTGATTGAAGGTACCGAACATATGAATGCGCTCAGGGTGGCGGAGATTGAGCAAAAATTTCCTGGCGTATTGCAGGCGATACTTAAATCATTGACTCAAGCCTGA
- a CDS encoding NADH:flavin oxidoreductase/NADH oxidase, whose product MADLFSSFALKSVTLRNRIAIPPMCQYMAEDGVVNDWHLAHYTSLARGGSGLVIVEATGVAPEGRITPGCLGIWNDAQAEKLREIAAAIKAAGAVPGIQIAHAGRKASANKPWEGDDHIPENDPRAWQPIAPSAIAFGGDLPRVPKEMTIDDINRVKNDFVAAAKRALEAGFEWLEIHFAHGYLGQSFTSAHSNHRTDSYGGSFENRSRFTIETLEAIRKVWPENLPLTARFGVIEYDGKDEETLAESIQLVKAWKQRGLDMLSVSVGFTIPETNIPWGPAFLGPIAQRVRNEAGIPVSSAWGFGAPALADNAIRNEQLDLTMIGRAHLENPHWPYFAAKALNKENAAWVLPAPYAHWLARYRSPIQE is encoded by the coding sequence ATGGCTGACTTGTTTTCTAGTTTTGCATTAAAAAGCGTGACGCTACGCAACCGTATCGCGATCCCACCCATGTGCCAATACATGGCGGAAGACGGCGTGGTGAATGACTGGCACCTGGCCCATTACACCAGCCTGGCGCGCGGTGGCAGTGGATTGGTGATCGTCGAGGCAACCGGTGTGGCGCCGGAAGGTCGCATTACCCCAGGATGCCTGGGCATCTGGAATGATGCACAAGCGGAAAAACTGCGTGAAATTGCCGCCGCCATCAAGGCCGCAGGCGCAGTGCCCGGTATCCAGATTGCGCACGCGGGTCGCAAAGCCAGCGCCAATAAACCCTGGGAAGGCGACGACCATATTCCAGAAAACGATCCCCGCGCCTGGCAACCAATCGCCCCCTCCGCGATTGCGTTTGGTGGTGACTTGCCGCGCGTGCCAAAAGAAATGACGATAGATGACATTAACCGTGTGAAAAATGACTTTGTTGCCGCCGCCAAGCGCGCACTGGAGGCAGGCTTTGAATGGCTGGAAATCCACTTTGCACATGGCTACCTCGGGCAAAGCTTTACCTCTGCGCACTCCAACCACCGTACCGATAGTTACGGTGGCAGTTTCGAAAACCGCTCACGCTTTACCATAGAAACCTTGGAGGCCATTCGTAAAGTCTGGCCGGAAAACCTGCCATTGACTGCACGCTTCGGGGTGATTGAATATGATGGCAAAGATGAAGAAACCTTAGCCGAGTCGATTCAACTGGTGAAAGCCTGGAAACAGCGCGGACTGGATATGCTGAGCGTAAGCGTGGGCTTTACCATTCCAGAAACCAATATCCCGTGGGGACCAGCGTTCCTCGGCCCTATTGCACAACGCGTGCGTAATGAAGCAGGCATCCCGGTTTCATCCGCCTGGGGATTTGGCGCCCCTGCGCTGGCAGACAATGCTATCCGCAACGAACAGCTTGACCTGACTATGATAGGCCGCGCGCATCTGGAAAACCCACACTGGCCTTACTTTGCGGCAAAAGCCTTAAATAAGGAAAACGCAGCCTGGGTATTACCGGCGCCGTATGCGCACTGGCTGGCAAGATACAGAAGCCCGATACAAGAGTAG
- a CDS encoding TetR/AcrR family transcriptional regulator gives MTTETKKARGRPRVFDPDEALDKALQIFWNRGYEGTSLAELTETLGVNKPSLYAAFGNKEELFMKALSKYTTGPVAFVRDVVNEPTARAVAQRFLYEAAEFLTQPSHPKGCMVVQGALSGGESAEMVKKVLIQYRAAYEKLLTKRFEQAKSDGDLPSDASPQALAKYLATLHQGMSVQATSGASKEELLSIADLALDAWPKA, from the coding sequence ATGACGACGGAAACCAAGAAAGCACGTGGGCGGCCCAGAGTGTTTGACCCCGATGAGGCGCTGGATAAAGCGTTGCAGATTTTCTGGAATAGAGGCTATGAAGGCACGTCGCTGGCTGAGTTGACGGAAACCTTGGGTGTCAATAAACCCAGCCTGTATGCAGCGTTTGGTAACAAAGAAGAGCTGTTTATGAAGGCGTTATCCAAGTACACAACCGGCCCGGTAGCCTTTGTCAGAGACGTGGTCAATGAGCCCACCGCGCGTGCAGTAGCGCAACGTTTCTTATACGAAGCGGCTGAGTTCTTGACACAGCCTTCACACCCTAAAGGCTGCATGGTTGTTCAGGGTGCGTTGTCTGGGGGAGAAAGTGCCGAGATGGTTAAAAAAGTGCTTATTCAATATCGCGCTGCCTATGAAAAACTGCTGACAAAACGGTTTGAACAAGCCAAATCAGACGGAGACTTGCCTAGTGACGCCAGTCCGCAAGCCCTGGCAAAATATCTGGCAACGTTGCATCAGGGAATGTCGGTGCAAGCCACCAGTGGCGCTTCCAAAGAGGAGTTACTGTCAATTGCTGATCTGGCACTTGATGCCTGGCCCAAGGCTTAG